A window of the Streptomyces albireticuli genome harbors these coding sequences:
- a CDS encoding Lrp/AsnC family transcriptional regulator yields the protein MVQAYILIQTEVGKASTVAEVIAKIAGVIQAEDVTGPYDVIVRAQADTVDALGRMVVAKIQSVEGITRTLTCPVVHL from the coding sequence GTGGTACAGGCGTACATCCTGATCCAGACCGAGGTCGGCAAAGCGTCGACCGTCGCCGAAGTCATCGCAAAGATCGCGGGGGTGATCCAGGCCGAGGACGTGACCGGTCCGTACGACGTGATCGTCCGTGCCCAGGCCGACACCGTGGACGCGCTCGGCCGCATGGTGGTCGCCAAGATCCAGTCGGTGGAGGGCATCACCCGCACCCTGACCTGCCCGGTCGTCCATCTCTAG
- a CDS encoding thiamine-phosphate kinase yields MKGTVGELGEFGLIRELTSRLTTTPAVRLGPGDDAAVVAAPDRRVVASTDVLLEGRHFRRDWSTAYDVGRKAAAQNLADIAAMGAVPTAILLGLVVPAELPVTWPTELMDGIRDECQVAGAAVVGGDVVRGDTITVAITALGDLRNHEPVTRSGAQPGDVVAVTGWLGWSAAGHAVLARGFRSPRAFVEAHRRPEPPYHAGPAAAGLGATAMTDISDGLIADLGHIAEASKVRIDLRTAAIDVPTQMSDIGQAVGVDPLQWVLTGGEDHAIVATFPPDVKLPARWKVIGEVVNPSALPQVTVDGAPWDKAGGWDHFGDAEPEDPSGGGRPAG; encoded by the coding sequence GTGAAAGGCACCGTGGGCGAGTTGGGGGAGTTCGGGCTCATCAGAGAGCTGACCTCCCGGCTCACCACCACCCCTGCGGTCCGGCTCGGGCCGGGTGACGACGCCGCGGTGGTGGCTGCGCCCGACCGTAGGGTCGTGGCCAGTACGGACGTGCTCCTGGAGGGGCGGCACTTCCGCCGCGACTGGTCCACCGCGTACGACGTCGGCCGTAAGGCGGCCGCGCAGAACCTCGCGGACATCGCCGCCATGGGCGCGGTGCCCACCGCGATCCTGCTGGGCCTGGTCGTGCCCGCCGAACTCCCGGTCACCTGGCCGACCGAGCTGATGGACGGCATCCGGGACGAGTGCCAGGTCGCCGGCGCGGCCGTGGTCGGCGGCGACGTGGTGCGCGGCGACACCATCACCGTGGCCATCACGGCCCTGGGCGACCTGCGCAACCACGAGCCCGTCACCCGCTCCGGCGCGCAGCCGGGCGACGTGGTCGCGGTCACCGGCTGGCTCGGCTGGTCCGCGGCCGGGCACGCGGTGCTCGCCCGCGGCTTCCGCTCGCCCCGGGCCTTCGTCGAGGCCCACCGCCGCCCCGAGCCGCCGTACCACGCGGGCCCCGCGGCCGCCGGGCTCGGCGCGACGGCGATGACGGACATCAGCGACGGCCTGATCGCCGACCTCGGGCACATCGCCGAGGCCAGCAAGGTCCGGATCGACCTGCGGACGGCCGCGATCGACGTGCCGACCCAGATGTCCGACATCGGGCAGGCCGTCGGCGTCGACCCGCTCCAGTGGGTGCTGACCGGGGGAGAGGACCACGCCATCGTGGCGACCTTCCCGCCGGACGTGAAGCTGCCCGCCCGTTGGAAGGTCATCGGCGAGGTGGTCAACCCCTCCGCCCTGCCCCAGGTCACCGTCGACGGCGCCCCCTGGGACAAGGCCGGCGGCTGGGACCACTTCGGGGACGCCGAGCCCGAGGACCCCTCCGGAGGCGGCCGCCCCGCGGGGTAG